The stretch of DNA AGAACAGAGGTATGCGTATTTGTTATGTCATTTTTTTGAAAAGGATGCATGGTTTGATAATATAGTTCAAGGGCTTAGTTTTGAAGATTTACATAACCTACGCTTTATGATAATTACTACTTTTGGGAATAAGGATTCTTTTGTTTTGGAAAATAATAATAAATTTAATTTAAAGCATTTATATATTGGTTTGGATTCAGATATAAATAGACTCAACATTATTGAAAGGAACAGTAAAATAAATATACTATTTGAAATATTTTACACAGGGATGGGACTGATTGAAAAAAATGTGAACAAACAAAATTTAGAATATAAACTCAGTGCAATTGGGAAATATATAATTAAGCATTATTCAGCAGCCTACTATAGGCAATCTAGACACAAATTAACATCTATGGCCTATATTATTCGCAACAAAAAATACGATGAGGCAGAGAAGGAAATAGAAAAATACCTTGTAACCTTTGGTGAAAACTCCATAATACTTGATTTTCTTGGTCAAGTTCTACTCTTAGAGAAAAAATATAAGCACGCCTATGAAATTCTAAAATACGCCTATAATACAGCAAATAAAAGAAGCAATGCATTTAAATCCATAATTTATCATCTTGTTTTGTGCTGCAGGAAATTAAAAATGGATGAAGAAACCAAATTTTATGAAGAACGTTTAATGGAGATAAGCAACAAAGCATAGTGAGGTGATTATTATAATCAGGCAAAAAGTTTTACAGAGCAATGTTGTTGCAATAACCAAAAACTCAGATGAAAAAACTGCTCTTAGAGATGCACTAAACTTACTTCCTTTTAAGGGCGTTATTAAAAGCGACTTTATCGTTACAATAACTGCTAACCTTGTAAACCTTAATCCACCGGAAAAGGGAGTGGTGGTTGGCCAAGAAACGCTTAGGGAACTTATAAGAATTATAAAAGAAGAAAATCCAAAAAGAATTGTGTTAGCAGCCGGTTCAGGGGGGGCTAATACAAACGAAGTTCTAAATAAATTCGGATTTTCAGAAGTAATAAATTCTGAAGGCATTGAATTTGTAGATTTGAACATAGGAGAATTTAAAGACTTATATCTTGGGCATGACATTATTAGCACAACAAAAGTAAACAAATTATTATTTGAGACAAACTTTTTAATATCCTTTACACAGCTTAAACTTCACGAAGAAGCAACTATGTCCGCATCTATTAAAAATATTGCACTAAGCTGGCCACCAGCTTCTGTCCATGGGTATCCTAAGAAAAACTTAGGAATACACGAAGATTTGCATGGTTTTATTTATTCATTTGCAAAGAATGTGCCCATTGACCTTTCAATTGTGAGTCTGAATCCTGCTATGATAGGAACTGGACCTTCAAAGGGTAAAGCTGTTCACAGCGAGTTTTTAATGGCGGGATTTGATGCTGTATCAGTAGACACGATTGCTGCAAGGTTGTTAGGATTTAGACCTCAGGCAATTAATTATCTTTTTAGATTGATAAAAGATAATATTGGAGTTGGAAACATTGAAGACATAGACATCAAAGGAATAAAGCTTATAGACGCAGAAAAACAATTTTCAAGCATAGCCTATGGTCACGAATTTGCAATCGATGAGTGAAGATGCTATTTTGTAATTTCACGGTTATTAGCTCTTCACTAAGTTATTTTTTTTACAAAGTATAACCGC from Caloramator mitchellensis encodes:
- a CDS encoding tetratricopeptide repeat protein gives rise to the protein MKDSEKLVLFRQYMLNKGIDREKVEYNVKVVNYFVNTVLFFFDETLESFDSFTFDEFTDKITLIDEELGGREGIKDILSAMRLLTEFLKDYKFIKGGKIAFYKRMFEKEEYYLQKYDMLKGKKSQAKEIIKNVLNEEFSKKIISIAEDINVGEFETMLIIDKILNDIPFSEDFDEEKVQHVKKMLHNLELIELKKTNYNVTRLGRMLSRLESEQRYAYLLCHFFEKDAWFDNIVQGLSFEDLHNLRFMIITTFGNKDSFVLENNNKFNLKHLYIGLDSDINRLNIIERNSKINILFEIFYTGMGLIEKNVNKQNLEYKLSAIGKYIIKHYSAAYYRQSRHKLTSMAYIIRNKKYDEAEKEIEKYLVTFGENSIILDFLGQVLLLEKKYKHAYEILKYAYNTANKRSNAFKSIIYHLVLCCRKLKMDEETKFYEERLMEISNKA
- a CDS encoding DUF362 domain-containing protein yields the protein MIIIIRQKVLQSNVVAITKNSDEKTALRDALNLLPFKGVIKSDFIVTITANLVNLNPPEKGVVVGQETLRELIRIIKEENPKRIVLAAGSGGANTNEVLNKFGFSEVINSEGIEFVDLNIGEFKDLYLGHDIISTTKVNKLLFETNFLISFTQLKLHEEATMSASIKNIALSWPPASVHGYPKKNLGIHEDLHGFIYSFAKNVPIDLSIVSLNPAMIGTGPSKGKAVHSEFLMAGFDAVSVDTIAARLLGFRPQAINYLFRLIKDNIGVGNIEDIDIKGIKLIDAEKQFSSIAYGHEFAIDE